AAACAGTTTACCTCAATCTTAGTACCATATTTTTCAGCCTCCTCGAAAATCCTAGTTAGGTCAATCGCATATGGATCTCTTTCTTGAATGAGGCGTCCAGTCGGATGTCCTAGGATGTCGACATGTTCATGGTTGATTGCAGAAAGCACCCTTTCAGTCATCGTATCTTCGTCCTGTTTGAATGAAGAATGCACCGCAGCAACTGTGA
This genomic stretch from Candidatus Thorarchaeota archaeon harbors:
- a CDS encoding DNA polymerase/3'-5' exonuclease PolX — encoded protein: TVAAVHSSFKQDEDTMTERVLSAINHEHVDILGHPTGRLIQERDPYAIDLTRIFEEAEKYGTKIEVNCFPSRLDLRDSDILKARKYDVQFALGSDAHSIDHLRYLEWGLSNARRGWLEKGQIINTLSLSELRNVFSS